In Glycine soja cultivar W05 chromosome 10, ASM419377v2, whole genome shotgun sequence, the genomic stretch aaatctaaaatttagtTACATTTCTAAATTAAGCTCAATCTTTTGCCTTAGACCAAAACTGAGTTAAGGTGAGAAAATAAAGGTCAAAGAGATGTCAATTGAGCAAGAATaatggaaaaatattaaaatacaaatgatcCATCAAACTCCccaaactttatcttttgcactcctgggcaaaactAAAAGAAAGGTCAAGATAAagaaatcaaactaaaaaaaaccaCAACAAAAGAAAGGTATAAACAAGGCACACACATTTTTTAATGGATCCTAACAATGcacaaaaatgagagagatggAAAATGGAAGAATGGTCTCAAGGTAACAAGCAATCCATGACCACATGATCACCAAATACAAAGTGGACAAGTAGTGAAGTCAAAATTAAGAATGTACGATGGTGATAGAAATCTCTCAAGGAACAACACTCAACCTTACCAAATATGTATGAGTTTGTGTTTACACTCAAGCACTACATGTAACTAGCACATCCAAATTTTAATCAGATTCTAATCCATTCAACTTGAAAtacacatgcatcaaaagatcaaaaggacttttattggcttgtaTCGTATGGCTTAGGTAAGGATGGATATGAGAAGGATATATAGGGTAAAACTAAGGGAAAAGAGGGGCAATGGGGAGTAAgtcaaaaagtaaaaagagcattagaaacaaagaacaaagtggacaacaacaacattaaaataacaagaacttacaagaatgaaaatgaaccacaacacatgttttctttttcattcatatttttcttctctttgttttcaaatttttttttctttatgatctttttcttttgatacCCCCATttctatgttttattttattgtttctattttttattttcttcatattttttctttttgtactcttctctttttttcattcattttttccgTCTCTTTGTTTGtacaaattttttctttttgaacttttgctttttatactcctatttttcttttttcttttattgattccattttttctttttgtactcttctcttttttttttcagcaagtcacgagaaaatgaaatgatgcAAACAAAGGAACTTTCATAAAATAAAGTACAAATTCCCCACACTTGTTTGAAACCCACTCCCAAAACAATTTCAAGGCCCTTTTTCTCCCTAAAGTTTAGGACAACATGGTTTTCCACTttttggcttgtaatgagctacaAAATGAAAGAAGGGGTTAAATGCTCAAAGAGGGTGACAATGGATATCAATGCAAGTTAGGTTTATTTGGCTAGTGGCTAAAAGAAAGAAGGCCTAAATCATCTCAATCAATGCATGCGCAACAAGGAATGACAACAGAAGCAAGGCTAAACCTAGAGTAATCTAGTCAAAGGGTGAAATCACACATGAAAGAGCATGAATGGAATAATGCAATCCATCAACAaagtcccaaaaactcacaaggcatCATTCTATCACACATGATCCACCTCAAAATTTCAAAGCCTGCTTATAACTTCCACAATTGCAACAATGGTTCACATCAAGCATGAAACCTCTCAACTAAAAATGATACATATCTCACAATTTATGCAAGTTAGAAATCCTATGAAAAACATGAGAAAGTGACTAAATTCAATAAAAGCATTAGAAAACAGCAGCTGTAAAatctgtattatttttttataatgtaaaaacagtaaaagaacaaaacaacaacaaaacaaaaacaacacatGGATACAGAAAAATAGACAGAACAAAATACATCTAAATAGaaacagaaaatatatatagacacaaaaattgaaatagaatatagaaatagaaataacaacagaaatagtaaaatagaaaatagaaaatagaaaacagaTTTTTCTAAACCCTTCCCCCACACTTGAAATGCATATTGTCCTCAATGTGAACATGTAATGAAATGCAAACAAAGAGAcaacatataaaagaaaaaggaaggaaactCCTCAAGTGTCATCCAAGGCACATCATCACATAAAATTGGCAAGACCAGAGAGAGGTCTGCCACAAATTCCTCATGAAAAAGCTTGAGTTGGAACCATTCACTTAGAAGACTTTGCCTGtaacttcatttttaatatcaattacaCCATGGAAAAAACATTAGTAATAACAAAAGGTCCATTCCATCTAGATCGAAGTTTACTGGAAATAAGCTTGAGGCAAAAGATAAACAAGAGCACTTTTTGgccaatatggaactccttccTAAGAATCCTAGAGTCATGAAACCTCTTCACTTTCTCCTTGTAAATCTTGGagttctcataggcttctaagtGGATCTCCTCAAGTTCTTGTAATTGAAGCTTCCTTTCCATACCCACTTCATCAAATGCCATGTTACAACTTTTCACCGCCCAATACGCACAATGCTTAATCTCCACCGAAAGGTGGCTCCCTTGGTCACTGATAATGGCTCTAGGCACACTAAACCCACAAAAAATGTTAGTTCCATAAAATACACAACAACTTTATCATTAGTTCTGGTGGCCTTAGCTTCAACCCACCTGGAAGCATAATCAACAAGTGAGATATATAAAAAACCATGAGAAACAGGAAAATGACCCATGAAATCAATAccctaaacataaaaaatctcaaaaaaatAATGGGTAAATTAGGCATCTCATGCGTATGTGTAATGGTCCCTCTCGCTCTCTGACACTACTCACAGGTGGTGGAAAAATGATGAGCATCTCTGAaaatggtgggccaatagaaccCATAGTCTAAGATCCTCCTAGCGGTCCATTGAGGACCAAAATGACCACCAGTAGGTGTGACATGATAGAACTGTAGAATAGACTAAATCTCATGATCAGGCATACACCTACGAATCACTTGGTCACTACCAAACCTCCACAAGTCAGGATCATCCCACACATAGTATTTGGCATCACTCTTAAGTTTATCTATTTGAGACCTAGATGCATGCGGTGGAAAAACAACTGCAACAAtgaaattcacaatattagcaaaccaaggtGCAACATGTGATGAATGCAATTGCATCAAATGCTCATCAGGGAAGTTATCCCCAGTAGGGAAGGAGTCAACAGTTCCCTTAATCCTGCTCAAATGACCAGCCACCACATTTTCTGCACCACTCCTATCTTTGATCTCAATATCAAACTCCTAAAGaagaagcatccacctgatcaatctagttTAGCAACAGACTTTTTCAACAGGTACCTCAAggttgcatggtcagtatagaCAATAATATGAGAGCAAAGCAAAAAAGATCTGAATTTATCTAGTGCCAAAACAATAGctaaaatctcatttttgttGGTGGTGTAGTTGACTTGGGTTGCATCCAGAGTGCCTGAAGCATAAGCAATAACATATGATAGTCTATCAACTCCCTGTGACAAAACAGACCTAAGGGCATGATTAGAGGCATCACACATGAGCTCAAATGGAAGTTCCCAATCTGGTGGCTACATGATGGGAGAAGTGGTAAGCCTCATCGTCAACTCCTCAAATGCCTCTCTACAAGGCTGGTCAAGCCCAAAATCTACATCCTTCTAAAGAAGCTTGGGCAATGGTAGGGCAATCTTGCTAAAATCTTGGATGAATCTCCTATAAAAACGATCATGTCCAAGAAAAGAACATACTTCCCGTACAGAAGCGGAGTAAGGAAGAGAAGTAATAACATCAATCTTTGTCCTTATCGACCTCAATACCCCTACTGTAACACCCTGagatattataagttataaatcgatgtttaattgtatttattgtgttatttgactatatgatagacttgaatgagttgaagtatgccttgaactagtcatgtgtgaatttcttgatgtggatgttgaattatgtggagttttgttgagcaaagttgaaattatgagattttagattttaccaAAACCTAGTTCAGTGAAATCGTGATAccggattcgttaaccgttggatcgtatTCAAATTTTTTCTGAATCTCTCTAAGATATATTTCTAcagtctgaccgttgggattttgaaaataataattttggtcTTCCGCAAAGCGAGAatggcgcgctaagcgcaattccaaccaaGGGGAATTGTGCTGAGCGGCCCAAAGctgtgctaagcccaattccaactGAGGGGAATTGTGCTGAGCGGCCCAAAGCTgcactaagcccaattccaaccaAGGGGAATTGCGCTGAGTGGCCCAAAGGTGCGCTAAGGGAGCCCTAGTGCAGAGGGGGTTGTGCTAAGCCTAAATTCTTACACTAAGCGCAAGAAGTGGACTTCAGCTTAGCGTGACAGGCCCGCTAAGTAAAATTTGCAGGTTATAAATACGTCTTCAgcatgaaaaacatgattttcactctcctcttctccaaaaACGCACACCTCATTTTTCACCACCCAAGACCATTGGTGGCCGTCGTAAGCCGTCGTTGCTTGCCGTTGgacccccacaccaagaggaacactttaatcggagCGGAATCCTTAGAATCCTCCTTGAAGATTCGATGGAGAAAATCCTTCAATCCTCCATTTCATagtttctctgaggtaatcttgacttctaagccttctcctagctagtttgagttcctttgaaaaaccctagagaatgagacattgtaaaagttatctttttataacattgaggtTATTTTTGTGGCATTCATTGAACCCCGGTCGCATTGGcgtgatcagaatttcaaaaagatGTTTCTTTTCTGTAGAACCCGaaatacccctcagccctttatgttttgacagtggtatttgaccccaaatgttgcctttgaccttgtttttgaaacctATGCTAAAATTCCTTCATTTTGGCATATAGAGACTTGCGTTTGGACAAACGAGCATGAACGAGAAAGACCTTTGAGTAACACAAAGAGGAACCGAcggagagctcacgataggtgaggggagttattataaaatttaccgttttgacaccatagttagggttagggaacctagctatgagaatctgcctgtccctgttgcatgctgattttctttcaagaaaactaTGGTTTTAACCAATGGGATGTGATACATTTGGTAT encodes the following:
- the LOC114371515 gene encoding uncharacterized protein LOC114371515; this encodes MGSIGPPFSEMLIIFPPPGIDFMGHFPVSHGFLYISLVDYASSVPRAIISDQGSHLSVEIKHCAYWAVKSCNMAFDEVGMERKLQLQELEEIHLEAYENSKIYKEKVKRFHDSRILRKEFHIGQKVLLFIFCLKLISSKLRSRWNGPFVITNVFSMV